The Populus trichocarpa isolate Nisqually-1 chromosome 2, P.trichocarpa_v4.1, whole genome shotgun sequence genome has a window encoding:
- the LOC7483796 gene encoding COP9 signalosome complex subunit 7 isoform X3, protein MDIEQKQAELIDHFVNQASTLKASALWPLIIEATSHPSLFAFSEILSVPTVSELQGTENSLYLDVLRLFAHGTWTDYKNNAGHLPQLVPDQVLKLKQLTVLTLAEMNKVLPYDQLMQELDVTNVRELEDFLINECMYAGIVRGKLDQLRRCFEVQFAAGRDLRPGQLGNMLQTLSNWLATSDNLLVSIQEKIKWADSMSELDKKHRKDVDDRVEEVKKSLSLKLQTVSRQTLTSEGTRRSTLNLVE, encoded by the exons atgGACATCGAACAAAAACAAGCAGAACTCATCGATCACTTCGTAAATCAAGCATCCACTTTAAAAGCATCCGCTCTTTGGCCTCTTATTATCGAAGCCACTTCTCATCCTTCTCTCTTTGCCTTCTCTGAGATTCTTTCCGTCCCCACCGTCTCCGAG CTCCAAGGAACTGAGAATTCTTTGTACCTCGATGTTCTTCGGTTGTTTGCTCACGGAACCTGGACTGACTACAAAA ATAATGCTGGCCATCTTCCACAATTGGTTCCTGATCAAGTCCTCAAGCTAAAGCAACTTACTGTGCTTACCCTGGCTGAAATGAACAAG GTGCTACCCTATGATCAGCTAATGCAGGAGCTAGATGTTACAAACGTTCGTGAACTTGAAGATTTTCTTATCAATGAGTGCATGTATGCG GGAATAGTACGAGGAAAGCTAGATCAGCTGCGAAGGTGCTTTGAG GTCCAATTTGCTGCCGGTAGGGATCTGAGGCCTGGACAACTTGGGAATATGTTACAAACACTATCGAACTG GTTGGCTACATCAGATAATTTACTTGTCTCAATTCAAGAGAAGATAAAATGGGCTGATTCTATGAGTGAATTGGATAAGAAGCACCGAAAGGATGTAGATGATAGGGTGGAAGAAGTAAAGAAGTCACTCTCCCTCAAG TTACAAACTGTAAGCAGGCAGACATTGACTTCCGAGGGCACGAGGAGATCTACTCTGAACCTGGTGGAGTGA
- the LOC7483796 gene encoding COP9 signalosome complex subunit 7 isoform X2: MDIEQKQAELIDHFVNQASTLKASALWPLIIEATSHPSLFAFSEILSVPTVSELQGTENSLYLDVLRLFAHGTWTDYKNNAGHLPQLVPDQVLKLKQLTVLTLAEMNKVLPYDQLMQELDVTNVRELEDFLINECMYAGIVRGKLDQLRRCFEVQFAAGRDLRPGQLGNMLQTLSNWLATSDNLLVSIQEKIKWADSMSELDKKHRKDVDDRVEEVKKSLSLKKLQTVSRQTLTSEGTRRSTLNLVE; this comes from the exons atgGACATCGAACAAAAACAAGCAGAACTCATCGATCACTTCGTAAATCAAGCATCCACTTTAAAAGCATCCGCTCTTTGGCCTCTTATTATCGAAGCCACTTCTCATCCTTCTCTCTTTGCCTTCTCTGAGATTCTTTCCGTCCCCACCGTCTCCGAG CTCCAAGGAACTGAGAATTCTTTGTACCTCGATGTTCTTCGGTTGTTTGCTCACGGAACCTGGACTGACTACAAAA ATAATGCTGGCCATCTTCCACAATTGGTTCCTGATCAAGTCCTCAAGCTAAAGCAACTTACTGTGCTTACCCTGGCTGAAATGAACAAG GTGCTACCCTATGATCAGCTAATGCAGGAGCTAGATGTTACAAACGTTCGTGAACTTGAAGATTTTCTTATCAATGAGTGCATGTATGCG GGAATAGTACGAGGAAAGCTAGATCAGCTGCGAAGGTGCTTTGAG GTCCAATTTGCTGCCGGTAGGGATCTGAGGCCTGGACAACTTGGGAATATGTTACAAACACTATCGAACTG GTTGGCTACATCAGATAATTTACTTGTCTCAATTCAAGAGAAGATAAAATGGGCTGATTCTATGAGTGAATTGGATAAGAAGCACCGAAAGGATGTAGATGATAGGGTGGAAGAAGTAAAGAAGTCACTCTCCCTCAAG AAGTTACAAACTGTAAGCAGGCAGACATTGACTTCCGAGGGCACGAGGAGATCTACTCTGAACCTGGTGGAGTGA
- the LOC7483796 gene encoding COP9 signalosome complex subunit 7 isoform X1, translating into MDIEQKQAELIDHFVNQASTLKASALWPLIIEATSHPSLFAFSEILSVPTVSELQGTENSLYLDVLRLFAHGTWTDYKNNAGHLPQLVPDQVLKLKQLTVLTLAEMNKVLPYDQLMQELDVTNVRELEDFLINECMYAGIVRGKLDQLRRCFEVQFAAGRDLRPGQLGNMLQTLSNWLATSDNLLVSIQEKIKWADSMSELDKKHRKDVDDRVEEVKKSLSLKADIDFRGHEEIYSEPGGVMDYEEDRSRPKRRRHPMS; encoded by the exons atgGACATCGAACAAAAACAAGCAGAACTCATCGATCACTTCGTAAATCAAGCATCCACTTTAAAAGCATCCGCTCTTTGGCCTCTTATTATCGAAGCCACTTCTCATCCTTCTCTCTTTGCCTTCTCTGAGATTCTTTCCGTCCCCACCGTCTCCGAG CTCCAAGGAACTGAGAATTCTTTGTACCTCGATGTTCTTCGGTTGTTTGCTCACGGAACCTGGACTGACTACAAAA ATAATGCTGGCCATCTTCCACAATTGGTTCCTGATCAAGTCCTCAAGCTAAAGCAACTTACTGTGCTTACCCTGGCTGAAATGAACAAG GTGCTACCCTATGATCAGCTAATGCAGGAGCTAGATGTTACAAACGTTCGTGAACTTGAAGATTTTCTTATCAATGAGTGCATGTATGCG GGAATAGTACGAGGAAAGCTAGATCAGCTGCGAAGGTGCTTTGAG GTCCAATTTGCTGCCGGTAGGGATCTGAGGCCTGGACAACTTGGGAATATGTTACAAACACTATCGAACTG GTTGGCTACATCAGATAATTTACTTGTCTCAATTCAAGAGAAGATAAAATGGGCTGATTCTATGAGTGAATTGGATAAGAAGCACCGAAAGGATGTAGATGATAGGGTGGAAGAAGTAAAGAAGTCACTCTCCCTCAAG GCAGACATTGACTTCCGAGGGCACGAGGAGATCTACTCTGAACCTGGTGGAGTGATGGACTATGAGGAAGACCGAAGCCGACCCAAGAG GAGACGACATCCAATGTCTTGA